The Henckelia pumila isolate YLH828 chromosome 2, ASM3356847v2, whole genome shotgun sequence genome includes a window with the following:
- the LOC140885456 gene encoding uncharacterized protein translates to MGACASTFKVLKDSGDAQPPPVTKEEAAAVVEEEVKEKDVAADDDEAKHRSLGQMLIQENEGEEVLVKIDCKASGELNQEDAETRENETLKSIESAEKTQGKPIQNSNLENVEEKTMVEPVKAVECVGNEDSATDKKPETKKIED, encoded by the exons atggGTGCATGTGCGAGCACGTTTAAGGTTTTGAAGGACTCCGGCGATGCTCAGCCACCGCCAGTTACGAAGGAGGAGGCCGCCGCCGTCGTGGAAGAAGAGGTGAAGGAGAAGGATGTGGCGGCGGATGACGATGAAGCCAAGCACAGATCACTTGGTCAAATGTTAATCCAGGAG AATGAAGGGGAAGAAGTCCTGGTTAAGATTGACTGCAAAGCTTCAGGGGAATTAAATCAAGAAGATGCAGAGACCCGAGAGAATGAAACCTTAAAATCCATTGAATCTGCAGAGAAAACACAAGGGAAACCAATTCAGAACTCGAACCTCGAAAACGTCGAAGAGAAGACGATGGTTGAGCCTGTGAAGGCAGTTGAATGTGTGGGAAATGAGGACTCTGCAACTGATAAAAAACCAGAGACAAAGAAAATCGAGGattga
- the LOC140880324 gene encoding SNW/SKI-interacting protein A-like, whose product MVVLKDILPKAKSSVNTNYDHSNDPWFKSRYTLSEADNVETFKAKPVPPYLKRAGFKPSKPEDFGDGGAFPEIHYAQYPLGMGRSTGQKPSGKTLPLTVDESGNLRYDSIVRQNENAKKIVYSQHSDLVPMVVKDNDEKEEMDVDEKQKEIDEITQDTKAALEKIVNVRLSAAQPKNVPTQSSDSKFIKYKPSQQSAAFNSGAKERIIRMVEMPVDPLEPPKFKHKRVPKASGSPPVPVMHSPPRPVTVKDQQDWKIPPCISNWKNAKGYTIPLDKRLAADGRGLQDVQINDNFAKLSEALYVAEQKAREAVAVRSKVQKEMMMKEKEKKEMELRELARKARSERTGVAPAAAVPMPSERVAANDGDIRMDFERVRDAPKETKEEREDRSNREKIREERRRERERERRLEAKDAAMGKKSKITRDRDRDISEKVALGMASTGGKGGEVMYDQRLFNQEKGMDSGFATDDAYNIYDKGLFTAQSTMNTLYKPKKDVDDEMYGGEDEQLDKLMKTERFKPDKAFAGTSERSGPRDRPVEFDKEQQPEEDPFGLDQFLTEVKTGKKAMDKVGSGGTLKASAGSMRDGFEGSGRSRIKFERGR is encoded by the coding sequence ATGGTGGTATTAAAAGACATTCTTCCAAAGGCAAAGTCATCTGTAAATACAAATTATGATCACTCCAATGATCCATGGTTTAAAAGTAGGTACACTTTATCCGAGGCTGACAATGTAGAGACCTTCAAGGCCAAGCCAGTGCCCCCATACTTGAAACGGGCTGGGTTTAAGCCCTCGAAACCTGAGGACTTCGGCGACGGAGGGGCATTCCCTGAAATTCACTATGCACAATACCCACTTGGCATGGGCCGGAGTACTGGTCAGAAACCTTCCGGTAAGACTTTACCCCTCACTGTGGATGAGAGCGGGAACTTGAGATACGATTCTATCGTGAGGCAGAATGAGAACGCAAAGAAGATTGTATATTCACAGCATTCAGATTTGGTTCCAATGGTTGTGAAGGATAATGATGAAAAGGAGGAGATGGATGTGGATGAGAAGCAGAAAGAGATAGATGAGATTACACAAGACACCAAGGCTGCTCTTGAGAAGATTGTTAACGTGAGGTTGAGTGCCGCGCAGCCAAAAAATGTTCCCACTCAGTCCTCGGATTCTAAGTTTATTAAGTACAAACCGTCACAGCAGTCTGCAGCTTTTAACTCAGGGGCCAAGGAGAGAATCATTCGGATGGTAGAGATGCCAGTAGATCCTTTGGAGCCTCCCAAGTTTAAGCACAAGAGGGTTCCAAAGGCTTCTGGTTCTCCGCCGGTGCCAGTTATGCATTCTCCGCCCCGTCCTGTGACTGTGAAGGACCAGCAGGACTGGAAAATCCCACCTTGTATTTCTAATTGGAAAAATGCCAAAGGGTACACCATACCACTGGACAAGCGTCTGGCTGCAGATGGGCGGGGTCTTCAGGATGTGCAGATTAATGATAATTTTGCCAAGTTATCTGAGGCGTTGTATGTTGCTGAACAGAAAGCAAGAGAGGCTGTTGCAGTGCGATCTAAGGTTCAGAAGGAGATGATGATGAAAGAAAAGGAGAAGAAGGAAATGGAACTACGAGAGTTGGCGCGAAAGGCACGATCCGAGAGAACTGGTGTTGCTCCAGCTGCTGCTGTGCCAATGCCTTCTGAGAGGGTTGCAGCCAATGACGGTGACATAAGGATGGATTTTGAGCGTGTAAGAGATGCTCCAAAGGAAACCAAGGAAGAGAGAGAGGATAGATCGAATCGGGAGAAAATTCGCGAGGAGCGACGTAGAGAAAGGGAGAGGGAGAGGAGACTGGAGGCAAAAGATGCTGCTAtggggaagaagagcaaaatTACGAGGGATAGAGACCGTGATATCAGTGAGAAAGTTGCTCTTGGAATGGCCTCCACTGGAGGAAAGGGAGGTGAAGTTATGTACGATCAGAGGTTGTTTAACCAGGAGAAAGGAATGGATTCTGGTTTTGCCACGGATGACGCCTACAACATCTATGACAAGGGCCTGTTTACTGCTCAATCAACTATGAATACTCTATACAAACCTAAGAAAGATGTAGATGATGAGATGTATGGAGGTGAAGATGAGCAGCTAGATAAGTTGATGAAAACGGAGCGCTTCAAGCCTGACAAGGCATTTGCAGGTACTTCCGAGAGGTCTGGCCCTAGAGATAGACCTGTTGAGTTTGACAAGGAGCAGCAGCCCGAGGAAGATCCCTTTGGCTTGGATCAATTTTTGACGGAGGTCAAGACTGGCAAGAAAGCGATGGACAAAGTTGGAAGCGGAGGTACCTTAAAGGCCAGTGCTGGATCCATGCGAGATGGTTTTGAAGGGTCAGGTAGGTCTCGAATCAAATTTGAGAGGGGCCGCTGA
- the LOC140884194 gene encoding SNW/SKI-interacting protein A-like: MVVLKDILPKAKSSVNTNDDHSNDPWFKSRYSLSEADNVETFKAKPVPPYLKQAGFHFKPSKPENFGDGRGIPEIHYAQYPLGMGRSTGQKPSGKPLTVDDIVRQNENAKKIVNSQHSDLVPTVVKDNDEIQITSEMVRV, translated from the coding sequence ATGGTGGTATTAAAAGACATTCTTCCAAAGGCAAAGTCATCTGTAAATACAAATGATGATCACTCCAATGATCCATGGTTTAAAAGTAGGTACAGTTTATCTGAGGCTGACAATGTAGAGACCTTCAAGGCCAAGCCAGTGCCCCCATACTTGAAACAGGCTGGGTTTCACTTTAAGCCCTCAAAACCTGAGAACTTCGGCGACGGGAGGGGCATTCCTGAAATTCACTATGCGCAATACCCACTTGGCATGGGCCGGAGTACTGGTCAGAAGCCTTCTGGTAAGCCCCTCACCGTGGATGATATCGTGAGGCAGAATGAGAACGCAAAGAAGATTGTAAATTCACAGCATTCGGATTTGGTTCCAACGGTTGTGAAGGATAATGATGAAATCCAAATCACGTCTGAAATGGTGCGAGTTTAG
- the LOC140881375 gene encoding uncharacterized protein, translating into MSAEELPRTEAYVLRGHEGAVLAARFNGNGEYFLSCGKDRTIRLWNPHRGLHIKTYKSHGREVRDVHVTSDNSKLCSCGGDRQVFYWDVATGRVIRKFRGHDSEVNAVKFNEYSSMVISAGYDRSVRAWDCRSHSTEPIQIIDTFSDSVMSICLTKTEIIAGSVDGTVRTFDIRIGREISDDLGQPVNCISLSNDGNCVLAGCLDSTLRLLDRTTGELLQEYRGHTSKSFKMDCCLTNTDAHVTGGSEDGFIYFWDLVDASIVSSFRAHSSVVSSVSYHPKDSCMISASVDGSIRVWKA; encoded by the exons ATGAGCGCCGAGGAATTGCCGAGGACGGAGGCGTACGTGCTCCGAGGGCACGAGGGTGCGGTGTTGGCGGCCAGGTTCAACGGGAACGGCGAGTACTTCCTCAGCTGCGGCAAAGATCGCACGATACGGCTATGGAATCCTCACCGTGGATTGCATATCAAGACCTACAAGTCTCATGGCCGTGAAGTTCGCGATGTCCATGTCACCTC GGACAATTCGAAGCTTTGTTCATGTGGGGGTGATAGGCAAGTCTTCTACTGGGATGTGGCTACTGGTCGTGTTATTCGGAAATTTCGAGGCCATGATAGCGAG GTGAATGCTGTGAAGTTTAACGAGTATTCATCGATGGTAATTTCAGCTGGCTATGATCGTTCTGTGCGTGCTTGGGATTGCAGATCTCATAGCACCGAACCCATTCAG ATAATTGACACGTTTTCTGATAGTGTGATGTCCATTTGTCTAACAAAAACTGAGATAATTGCCGGAAGTGTTGATGGAACTGTGCGAACTTTTGATATTCGAATTGGTAG GGAAATATCTGATGACCTGGGACAGCCCGTCAACTGTATTTCTCTCTCAAATGATGGTAATTGTGTATTAGCCGGTTGTCTGGATTCTACTCTGCGTCTGTTAGACAG AACTACTGGCGAACTTTTACAAGAATACAGAGGTCATACCAGCAAG TCTTTTAAGATGGACTGCTGCCTTACGAACACAGATGCCCATGTGACTGGTGGTTCAGAAGatggttttatttatttttgggatCTTGTGGATGCATCCATTGTGTCTAGTTTTCGAGCTCATTCGTCAGTG GTGTCTAGTGTAAGTTATCACCCCAAGGACAGTTGTATGATTTCTGCTTCGGTTGATGGATCGATCCGCGTCTGGAAAGCCTGA
- the LOC140881374 gene encoding pentatricopeptide repeat-containing protein At4g19191, mitochondrial, which yields MISSQVFPVFERFTVAAWNSNIRQAVNQGHAQTALLLFRQMKQQSSARPNNLTFPFIAKACAKLCNLGFSRIIHAHVAKTPYSTDIYVQTALVDMYVKCNDLECAYEMFDEMSDRDVASWNAIIMGFAQVGFVDSVSSLFHRMRNEDLIPDAVTIMGLTQMVSGNKDRNLLSSVHCFGIKSGFEDDVSVANTWISGYAKCGDLSSAEMVFHGVNLGSLTTVSWNAMIAGCSYLEDSVKSIGIYKQMLCIGHRPDLSTIVNLLSSFSQPESLSHGMLIHAHGVKIGCCEDVTLLNTLVSMHCKCGDIDSARYIFDDMKVKSRVTWTAMIGGYSKKGDLAEALSLFHAMEVAGEEPDLVTVVHLISVCAKVGALEVGKWIDDFVVSKGLKGNVMACNALLDMYAKCGSIQNAEEIFHAMDGKTVVSWTTMIAGYGLNGKFKESLYLVDQMLKLGLEPNDATFLAVLQACTHAGFLEEGWGFFEKMTKIYGLNPGLDHYACMADLIGRQGKLKEALKFILRMPIKADAGVWGALLCACKIHRNLGIAEYAAHRLFELEPLDAAPYVEMANIYALEKEWEGFAAMRREMKSKQVIKSPGQSVIQIYGKCYSFTVEDRYHSERCQIFETLDSLGLQLKDEMELFSKGNSIYTNTSSRVLVEPT from the coding sequence ATGATATCGTCCCAGGTTTTTCCAGTTTTCGAGCGGTTTACAGTCGCCGCATGGAACTCCAACATACGACAAGCAGTGAATCAAGGCCACGCTCAGACAGCTCTTCTCCTGTTTCGCCAAATGAAGCAGCAATCTTCTGCACGACCCAACAACTTAACTTTTCCATTCATTGCAAAAGCATGCGCGAAATTATGCAACCTCGGATTCTCCCGGATCATCCATGCCCATGTTGCGAAAACGCCGTACAGTACAGATATATATGTACAGACGGCTTTGGTGGATATGTATGTGAAATGCAATGATTTGGAATGCGCGTATGAAATGTTTGACGAGATGTCTGACAGAGACGTAGCTTCTTGGAATGCGATTATCATGGGTTTTGCGCAAGTGGGTTTCGTCGATAGCGTTTCGTCTTTGTTTCATCGAATGAGGAACGAGGATTTGATTCCCGATGCGGTTACGATCATGGGGTTGACACAAATGGTATCTGGAAACAAGGACCGGAATCTGCTGAGTAGTGTTCATTGTTTTGGTATTAAATCTGGTTTTGAAGATGATGTGTCGGTCGCCAACACTTGGATATCTGGCTATGCCAAATGTGGGGATTTGAGCTCTGCTGAAATGGTGTTTCATGGTGTCAATTTGGGTTCATTAACTACCGTTTCATGGAATGCAATGATTGCAGGATGTTCTTATCTAGAGGACTCCGTGAAATCCATTGGGATTTACAAACAGATGCTTTGTATTGGACACAGGCCTGATTTAAGCACCATTGTTAACTTGCTTTCTTCGTTTTCTCAGCCCGAATCTCTGAGTCATGGCATGTTGATTCATGCTCATGGAGTGAAGATAGGTTGTTGTGAAGATGTCACCTTGCTTAATACTCTTGTTTCTATGCATTGCAAGTGTGGAGACATTGATTCAGCAAGATATATATTTGACGATATGAAGGTGAAGTCTCGTGTGACGTGGACTGCTATGATTGGTGGGTATTCAAAGAAAGGTGATCTTGCTGAAGCTTTATCCTTGTTTCATGCTATGGAGGTTGCTGGTGAGGAACCTGACTTGGTTACTGTTGTCCATTTGATATCGGTGTGCGCCAAAGTTGGAGCCCTGGAGGTCGGAAAATGGATCGATGATTTCGTGGTTTCTAAGGGGCTAAAAGGAAATGTAATGGCGTGCAATGCCTTGTTGGATATGTATGCGAAATGTGGTAGCATACAAAATGCTGAGGAAATCTTTCATGCCATGGATGGGAAGACAGTAGTTTCTTGGACAACTATGATAGCAGGATACGGACTAAATGGAAAGTTTAAAGAATCTTTGTATCTTGTGGATCAGATGTTGAAGTTGGGTTTAGAGCCGAATGACGCAACATTTCTTGCTGTTCTTCAGGCTTGTACCCATGCTGGTTTCCTGGAGGAAGGGTGGGGATTCTTCGAGAAGATGACTAAAATTTATGGATTGAATCCTGGTTTAGATCATTATGCGTGTATGGCTGACCTCATTGGACGTCAAGGAAAGCTTAAAGAAGCATTGAAGTTCATTCTACGCATGCCCATTAAAGCAGATGCAGGGGTGTGGGGAGCTTTGCTTTGTGCCTGCAAGATTCATCGAAATTTGGGGATCGCCGAATATGCAGCACATCGCCTTTTTGAACTTGAACCACTGGATGCGGCTCCATATGTTGAAATGGCTAATATTTACGCATTGGAAAAAGAGTGGGAGGGGTTTGCTGCTATGCGAAGAGAAATGAAGAGCAAGCAAGTGATAAAATCTCCAGGTCAGAGTGTGATACAAATATACGGAAAGTGCTACTCCTTTACAGTGGAAGATAGGTACCATTCTGAAAGGTgtcaaatatttgaaacattGGATAGCTTAGGTTTGCAGTTGAAAGATGAAATGGAGTTGTTCTCCAAAGGAAATTCTATCTACACAAACACAAGTTCTCGAGTTCTCGTGGAACCAACATGA